The Zobellia alginiliquefaciens genome contains a region encoding:
- the pdeM gene encoding ligase-associated DNA damage response endonuclease PdeM, whose protein sequence is MTPSLEIQNQHFVMHQSGALFWEEKSTLLISDVHLGKVSHFRKFGAAVPKYAVHKNYILMDELIKTYHPFNVCFLGDLFHSDINKEWALFENWIAKTPSKITLITGNHDIIAPERFEALEIDQFDELIVDHFLLTHHPEEREGLFNFCGHIHPAIKMKGFGRQFLRLPCFFKTDNQLILPAFGAFTGTYVLEPQESDQVFVIADDEVIKV, encoded by the coding sequence ATGACCCCATCTTTAGAAATACAAAATCAACATTTTGTCATGCACCAATCCGGGGCTCTTTTTTGGGAGGAAAAATCCACGCTTTTGATTAGTGACGTGCATTTAGGGAAAGTCTCGCATTTTAGAAAATTTGGGGCTGCAGTTCCAAAATATGCCGTGCATAAAAATTATATTTTGATGGATGAACTCATCAAAACCTATCACCCGTTCAATGTTTGCTTTTTAGGGGATTTGTTTCATTCGGATATAAATAAGGAATGGGCATTGTTTGAAAATTGGATTGCCAAAACCCCGTCAAAAATCACACTGATTACTGGAAATCATGATATCATAGCTCCCGAAAGGTTTGAAGCTCTGGAAATAGACCAATTTGACGAATTAATTGTAGACCACTTCTTATTGACCCATCACCCAGAAGAAAGAGAAGGGCTATTCAACTTTTGCGGACATATTCATCCTGCTATAAAAATGAAAGGTTTTGGGCGCCAATTCCTAAGGCTACCTTGTTTTTTCAAAACGGACAATCAATTAATATTGCCCGCTTTTGGGGCGTTTACCGGAACATACGTATTAGAACCTCAAGAGAGTGATCAGGTTTTTGTTATTGCCGATGATGAGGTAATTAAAGTGTAA
- a CDS encoding lipocalin family protein encodes MKRSFILFSAIALGLFSSCSDDDSSDSPEDALLGSWQITAELENGDPYELDKCDLEETIIFRSDGVFEFFDYDPAEDNENECVLDDSSLGEWSSLADGKLTVVEDNSKSYTVDYSISGSTLMITDVEEYGDEIVVYETFYTRK; translated from the coding sequence ATGAAAAGAAGTTTTATTTTGTTCAGTGCAATCGCTCTAGGTCTATTTTCGTCGTGCAGTGATGACGATAGTTCTGATAGTCCAGAAGATGCATTATTAGGTTCTTGGCAAATCACGGCAGAACTCGAAAACGGTGACCCGTACGAGTTGGATAAATGTGATTTAGAAGAGACTATCATATTTCGTTCTGATGGCGTCTTTGAGTTTTTTGATTATGATCCGGCAGAAGATAATGAGAATGAATGTGTTCTTGATGATAGTTCTTTGGGAGAATGGTCTAGCCTTGCAGACGGTAAATTAACTGTTGTAGAAGATAATTCTAAATCTTATACTGTAGACTATTCTATTTCGGGCAGTACATTAATGATTACTGATGTTGAAGAATATGGGGATGAAATTGTTGTTTATGAAACTTTCTATACGAGAAAATAA
- a CDS encoding ligase-associated DNA damage response DEXH box helicase: protein MNREKLYDIAKNWFTQQGWKPFKFQKDTWKAFLQGKHGLLNAPTGSGKTYALWFPIVLNYIKQNPEYKTKHKKGLKAIWITPLRALSQEIKQSAERITEDLGTQMTVGIRTGDTTTKERSKQRTTMPDLLITTPESLQLLLSSKNYERTFKDCSAIVIDEWHELLGTKRGVQMELGLSRLKTVCKDLRVWGISATIGNLEQAREVLLGPSSPELANSVMIKANLKKKITVKSIIPKSMETFPWRGHLGLHLLEEVVPIINNSKTTLLFTNTRSQCEIWFQKILAKHPEYAGEIAMHHGSINKETRLWVEQAIRNESLKAVVCTSSLDLGVDFAPVETVIQIGGPKGVARFLQRAGRSGHRPGKESVIHFLPTHAMELIEASALQVAVRDNAVEDRLPYLNSFDVLLQYLTTLAVSDGFYPNEIFPEIKQTFCYQGITEDQWQWLLNFLVMGSQSLSSYDEYKKVEVEADGKFKVNNRGIAMRHRFQIGTIVGDATITVKYQTGGYIGSIEEYFISKLTRGDVFTFAGRNLEFIRIKGMQAHVRNSTKKTNKVPSWMGGRLSFSAQMSELLRQELYKAAANELQGPELKSLKHIFDKQREESIVPTPDEFLIETFKTRDGYHHICYPFEGRAVHEAMSSLLSYRISLLQPITVSLAFNDYGFEMLSDKPIDIQAVLDNNLLTTDYMLADLQNSLNSNEMARRKFRDVAVISGMVFTGYPNKGVKMKHLQSSSQLLFDVFRDYEADNLLFQQAFTETFEHQLEEGRLRIALERIAKQDIVWKPCAKATPFSFPIITDRLREKLSTEKLADRIKRMTKILMKK from the coding sequence ATGAACAGAGAAAAGCTTTACGATATTGCCAAAAATTGGTTCACCCAACAAGGCTGGAAACCCTTCAAGTTCCAAAAAGACACTTGGAAAGCTTTCCTACAAGGTAAACACGGTCTTTTAAACGCACCAACGGGTAGCGGAAAAACCTATGCACTTTGGTTTCCCATAGTATTAAATTACATCAAGCAAAATCCCGAATACAAAACCAAACATAAAAAAGGGCTAAAAGCTATTTGGATTACCCCGTTACGAGCCTTATCCCAAGAAATAAAACAATCCGCAGAGCGTATCACCGAAGATTTAGGCACGCAGATGACCGTAGGCATACGCACAGGAGATACGACTACCAAAGAACGGTCAAAACAGCGAACAACCATGCCGGATCTGCTGATCACTACACCAGAAAGTCTACAGTTGCTATTATCCTCCAAAAACTACGAAAGAACATTTAAGGATTGTAGTGCCATTGTCATAGACGAATGGCATGAATTGCTGGGCACCAAACGTGGGGTGCAAATGGAACTGGGCTTAAGTAGGCTCAAAACCGTTTGTAAAGATTTACGTGTTTGGGGCATCTCTGCAACCATCGGAAATTTAGAACAAGCCAGAGAGGTTCTTCTAGGCCCTTCCTCTCCCGAGTTAGCGAATTCAGTAATGATAAAGGCCAACCTTAAAAAGAAAATCACGGTAAAGAGCATTATCCCAAAAAGTATGGAAACTTTTCCGTGGCGCGGACATCTGGGCCTGCATTTATTAGAAGAGGTGGTGCCGATAATCAACAATAGTAAAACCACATTGCTTTTTACCAATACGCGTAGCCAATGCGAAATATGGTTTCAGAAAATATTAGCCAAGCATCCGGAATACGCAGGTGAAATAGCCATGCATCACGGGAGCATTAACAAAGAAACAAGGCTTTGGGTAGAACAGGCCATTCGCAATGAAAGTTTAAAAGCGGTAGTCTGCACCTCTAGTTTGGATTTAGGGGTAGATTTTGCACCTGTGGAAACGGTCATACAAATTGGTGGGCCCAAGGGCGTAGCGCGTTTTTTACAACGTGCCGGGCGAAGTGGCCATAGACCGGGAAAGGAAAGTGTAATCCATTTTTTACCCACGCACGCCATGGAATTGATTGAAGCTTCCGCACTGCAAGTCGCCGTAAGAGATAATGCTGTGGAAGACCGTCTCCCCTATCTGAATAGTTTTGATGTTTTGCTCCAATATTTAACCACTTTAGCGGTTTCAGATGGATTTTATCCTAACGAAATCTTTCCGGAAATCAAACAAACATTTTGCTACCAAGGTATTACCGAAGACCAATGGCAGTGGTTACTGAATTTTTTGGTAATGGGCAGCCAGAGCCTAAGCAGTTATGACGAATACAAAAAGGTAGAAGTTGAAGCAGACGGAAAGTTTAAAGTAAACAACCGTGGTATTGCAATGCGCCACCGTTTTCAAATTGGGACTATTGTTGGCGATGCTACCATCACCGTAAAATACCAAACCGGAGGGTATATTGGCTCTATAGAAGAGTATTTTATTTCTAAATTGACACGAGGTGATGTTTTTACGTTTGCAGGAAGAAATTTAGAATTCATTCGCATTAAAGGCATGCAAGCACATGTACGGAACAGTACTAAAAAGACGAACAAAGTGCCTAGTTGGATGGGTGGCCGACTTAGTTTTTCTGCACAGATGTCAGAATTACTTCGGCAAGAACTCTACAAAGCCGCAGCCAATGAATTGCAGGGTCCGGAGTTGAAATCGCTTAAACATATTTTTGACAAGCAACGGGAAGAAAGCATAGTGCCCACGCCTGACGAATTTTTAATCGAAACATTTAAGACCCGAGATGGCTATCATCATATATGCTATCCGTTTGAAGGTAGGGCAGTGCATGAAGCCATGAGCAGTTTGTTGTCTTATCGCATTAGTTTATTGCAACCCATTACGGTTTCCTTGGCATTCAACGACTATGGTTTTGAGATGTTGAGCGATAAACCTATAGACATACAAGCGGTTTTAGATAATAATTTGCTTACTACGGATTATATGTTGGCCGACTTACAAAACAGCTTAAACTCCAATGAAATGGCACGCCGTAAATTCAGGGATGTTGCGGTAATTAGTGGGATGGTCTTTACGGGATATCCGAACAAAGGCGTTAAAATGAAACATTTACAAAGTAGCTCTCAACTTTTGTTTGATGTTTTTCGTGATTACGAGGCAGACAATCTTCTTTTTCAGCAAGCATTTACGGAAACCTTTGAACATCAACTGGAAGAAGGTCGTTTAAGAATAGCATTAGAACGTATTGCAAAGCAAGATATCGTATGGAAACCATGTGCTAAAGCAACACCGTTCTCCTTCCCGATCATTACGGACAGACTGCGTGAAAAGTTAAGTACTGAAAAACTGGCCGACCGTATTAAAAGAATGACCAAAATTTTGATGAAGAAATAG
- a CDS encoding ATP-dependent DNA ligase: protein MRGFAALIKTLDSTNKTNVKVQALTEYFLVATDKDKVWTIAILSHRRPPRPVNTTLLREWASELANIPLWLFEESYHIVGDLAETIALIVPSSKSSTEKTLTQFLEEMIALKKKTDEDKKAYLFKNWKVLDYYERFVFTKLITGGFRIGVSQKLMTRALARATEIDEDILAYKLMGNWDPNKITFQELVLEENESDYLSKPYPFYLAYAIEDEPEDLGEVKQWSAEHKWDGIRSQVILRNDELFVWSRGEELVTDKYPEFNLFINKIPNGTVIDGEILPYIDNQIGTFNNLQTRIGRKTVSKALLNKVPVILKAYDILEWNGEDIRNLAFTERRAILEKLYDNLETTELPLHLSETMHFNSWDEVANERKRSRKMFSEGLMLKRKDSPYLVGRKKGDWWKWKVDPLTIDAVLTYAMRGHGRRSNLFTDYTFALWNENEAGEKELVTFAKAYSGLTDAEFRKVDAWIKRNTLERFGPVRSVTPHHVFEIAFEGIALSKRHKSGVATRFPRILRWRKDKTIHEANSLNDLKSMIP, encoded by the coding sequence ATGAGAGGTTTTGCCGCTCTCATCAAAACTTTGGACAGCACCAATAAAACCAATGTAAAGGTTCAGGCTCTTACCGAATATTTTTTGGTGGCAACGGATAAAGATAAGGTCTGGACCATAGCTATACTATCGCACCGGCGTCCTCCACGGCCGGTCAATACCACTTTGTTACGGGAGTGGGCTTCGGAACTCGCCAATATTCCGTTGTGGCTTTTTGAAGAAAGCTATCATATCGTAGGGGATTTGGCTGAAACTATAGCCCTCATTGTCCCTTCCAGTAAATCATCCACAGAAAAGACATTGACTCAATTTCTTGAGGAAATGATTGCTTTAAAAAAGAAAACGGATGAAGACAAAAAGGCTTACCTTTTTAAGAATTGGAAAGTACTTGATTATTATGAGCGCTTTGTCTTTACGAAATTGATTACGGGCGGGTTTCGCATTGGTGTAAGTCAGAAACTTATGACCAGAGCTTTAGCCAGGGCAACCGAAATAGATGAAGATATCTTGGCCTATAAACTCATGGGAAACTGGGACCCGAATAAAATTACCTTTCAGGAATTAGTGTTGGAAGAAAACGAAAGCGACTATTTGTCCAAACCATATCCGTTTTACTTGGCTTATGCTATAGAAGATGAGCCCGAAGACTTAGGCGAGGTTAAACAATGGTCCGCTGAGCACAAATGGGATGGTATACGTTCTCAGGTAATCCTCAGAAATGATGAGCTTTTTGTTTGGAGTCGTGGAGAGGAACTGGTGACGGACAAGTATCCGGAATTCAACTTATTTATCAATAAGATACCAAACGGCACTGTTATTGACGGAGAAATACTTCCTTATATTGATAACCAAATAGGTACGTTTAACAACTTGCAAACCCGTATAGGGCGCAAAACCGTTTCTAAGGCTTTACTAAATAAGGTTCCAGTTATTCTTAAGGCCTATGACATTTTGGAATGGAACGGAGAAGACATCAGGAACCTGGCTTTTACCGAACGCCGGGCGATTTTAGAAAAGCTCTATGATAATTTAGAAACTACTGAACTTCCTTTACATCTTTCGGAAACAATGCATTTTAATTCTTGGGATGAAGTTGCAAATGAAAGAAAACGTTCGCGTAAAATGTTCAGTGAAGGCCTAATGCTGAAACGCAAAGACTCCCCTTATTTAGTAGGAAGAAAAAAAGGAGATTGGTGGAAGTGGAAAGTAGACCCGTTAACAATAGATGCCGTACTCACTTATGCGATGCGAGGTCACGGTAGACGTAGTAACCTTTTTACAGATTACACGTTTGCCCTCTGGAACGAGAACGAAGCGGGCGAAAAAGAATTGGTAACCTTTGCCAAAGCCTATTCCGGACTTACAGATGCGGAATTTAGAAAGGTGGATGCCTGGATCAAAAGAAATACATTGGAACGTTTTGGCCCTGTACGCTCCGTTACACCGCACCATGTTTTTGAAATTGCTTTTGAAGGTATTGCGCTATCAAAAAGACATAAAAGTGGCGTTGCAACAAGGTTTCCAAGAATTTTGCGCTGGAGAAAAGACAAGACCATTCATGAGGCAAACTCGTTAAATGATTTAAAGTCTATGATTCCCTAA
- a CDS encoding ligase-associated DNA damage response exonuclease, whose product MKKPLLEFTNKGIYCSAAKVYLDPWKPVDKAIISHGHADHSRWGHKKYITHHRNVPIISHRLGEINVIGKEWGETFVINNVKFSLHPAGHIIGSSQIRVEHKGEVWVFTGDYKTENDGISTPYESIKCNTFITECTFGLPAFKWTPQQEVMSSINEWWAENQSEGKTSILFGYSLGKAQRLLKYLNTDIGKIYTHGAIENMTNVLRPLVDFPETTLITKETKKEELLGNMVLAPPSAHGSTWIRKMVPYVTASASGWMTFRGARRRRAIDKGFVLSDHCDWQGLLSSIEATGAEKIICTHGYTDIFSKYLREQGYDARTEEMQYGDEEDNIAAAETTALETQSS is encoded by the coding sequence ATGAAAAAACCACTTCTTGAATTTACGAACAAGGGCATTTACTGCAGTGCCGCTAAGGTTTATTTAGACCCATGGAAACCGGTGGACAAAGCCATCATTTCCCATGGCCATGCGGATCACAGCAGATGGGGTCACAAAAAGTATATTACACATCATAGAAACGTTCCTATCATCAGTCATCGCCTTGGTGAAATTAACGTAATTGGCAAAGAATGGGGCGAAACATTTGTGATAAACAATGTGAAATTCAGTCTGCATCCAGCAGGTCATATTATCGGCTCTTCTCAGATACGCGTAGAACATAAAGGTGAAGTTTGGGTTTTTACTGGCGATTACAAAACCGAAAATGATGGCATCTCTACACCGTATGAATCTATAAAGTGTAACACCTTCATTACCGAATGTACCTTTGGTTTACCTGCTTTTAAATGGACACCTCAACAAGAGGTCATGTCCAGTATAAATGAATGGTGGGCAGAAAACCAATCAGAAGGAAAAACCTCAATTTTATTTGGATACAGTTTAGGGAAAGCACAGCGATTATTAAAATATTTAAACACCGATATTGGTAAAATATATACCCATGGCGCCATAGAAAATATGACCAATGTTTTAAGGCCTTTGGTTGATTTTCCTGAAACCACATTAATTACAAAGGAAACAAAAAAAGAAGAACTTCTAGGTAATATGGTTTTGGCACCACCAAGTGCGCACGGCAGTACTTGGATTCGTAAAATGGTGCCTTATGTAACCGCTTCCGCAAGTGGATGGATGACCTTCCGGGGGGCGAGACGCAGGCGGGCTATCGACAAAGGTTTTGTATTAAGTGACCACTGCGACTGGCAAGGACTGTTATCTAGCATTGAAGCAACCGGCGCGGAAAAAATTATCTGCACCCACGGCTACACGGATATATTTAGCAAGTACTTACGTGAGCAGGGGTATGACGCCCGTACCGAAGAAATGCAATATGGGGACGAGGAAGATAATATTGCTGCTGCGGAAACGACCGCCCTAGAAACCCAATCCTCTTAA
- a CDS encoding TerB family tellurite resistance protein: MAIADLYTSGEHRRNLAHFAAIATLASIDGEISSEEKSMLDNFAAKLDITESEYKEVLKKENKYPIDPPHTSEKRLERLYDLFRIIFSDHFIDDEEMVLLKKYAIGLGFSGEQADGIIEKSVAIFSGRIDFDDYLYLLKH; the protein is encoded by the coding sequence ATGGCAATCGCAGATTTATATACTAGTGGTGAGCATAGGAGAAACCTGGCACACTTTGCAGCTATTGCAACTTTGGCTAGCATAGATGGTGAAATAAGCTCAGAAGAAAAAAGTATGTTGGACAACTTTGCAGCAAAGTTGGATATTACGGAGTCTGAGTATAAAGAGGTCTTGAAAAAGGAGAATAAATATCCTATTGACCCACCTCACACCTCGGAGAAAAGATTAGAGAGGCTTTATGATCTTTTTCGTATCATCTTTTCAGATCATTTTATAGATGATGAAGAAATGGTACTATTAAAGAAGTATGCTATTGGTTTAGGTTTTTCAGGAGAACAAGCCGATGGGATTATTGAGAAATCTGTAGCTATTTTTAGTGGTCGAATAGATTTTGACGATTATCTATACCTGTTGAAGCACTAA
- the fbp gene encoding class 1 fructose-bisphosphatase, whose protein sequence is MQHKKNQTLGEFIIENQASFQYSSGELSKLINAIRLAAKVVNHEVNKAGLVDILGKAGETNIQGEDQQKLDVFANEKFINTLANREIVCGIASEEEDDFITINSNDERHQNKYVVLIDPLDGSSNVDVNVSVGTIFSIYRRVTPVGTPVTLEDFLQPGNQQVAAGYVVYGTSTMLVYTTGDGVNGFTLNPAIGTFYLSHPNMQFPENGTIYSVNEGKYIHFHQGVKDYIKYCQQEEGDRPYTSRYIGSLVSDFHRNMIKGGIYMYPKSSVTQEGKLRLLYECNPMAFLAEQANGLATGGKTRIMDIVPTELHQRVPFFCGSRNMVEKLQEFLDKYH, encoded by the coding sequence ATGCAGCACAAAAAAAACCAAACTCTCGGAGAATTTATTATTGAAAATCAAGCTTCGTTTCAATATTCTTCGGGTGAACTTTCTAAATTGATTAATGCCATTCGCCTGGCCGCAAAAGTGGTCAATCATGAAGTAAACAAAGCAGGTCTGGTGGATATTCTTGGTAAAGCCGGAGAAACTAATATTCAAGGGGAAGACCAACAGAAATTAGATGTTTTTGCCAATGAGAAATTCATAAACACGCTAGCCAACAGAGAGATTGTGTGTGGGATCGCTTCAGAAGAAGAAGATGATTTCATCACAATAAATAGTAATGATGAGCGTCATCAAAATAAATATGTGGTCTTAATTGACCCCTTGGACGGCTCATCTAACGTGGACGTAAATGTTTCGGTAGGAACTATTTTTTCTATTTACAGGAGGGTTACTCCAGTAGGAACACCTGTGACTTTGGAAGATTTTTTACAACCTGGAAATCAACAGGTGGCCGCAGGATATGTGGTCTATGGAACCTCTACAATGCTTGTATATACAACCGGTGATGGCGTGAATGGATTTACATTAAACCCTGCTATTGGAACTTTTTATCTATCACACCCCAATATGCAGTTTCCTGAAAACGGTACTATTTACTCTGTAAACGAAGGAAAGTACATCCATTTTCACCAAGGAGTTAAAGATTATATCAAATACTGCCAACAAGAAGAAGGTGACAGACCATACACCTCCCGATATATTGGTTCTTTAGTTTCTGATTTCCATAGAAACATGATTAAAGGCGGTATATATATGTACCCTAAGAGCAGTGTAACGCAAGAAGGAAAACTACGTTTATTATACGAATGTAATCCTATGGCGTTTTTAGCGGAACAGGCTAACGGCTTAGCCACAGGTGGCAAAACACGTATCATGGATATTGTTCCTACAGAGCTGCACCAACGTGTACCTTTTTTCTGCGGAAGCAGGAACATGGTAGAAAAACTTCAAGAGTTTTTAGATAAATACCATTGA
- a CDS encoding GNAT family N-acetyltransferase, which produces MNYSIREAKESDMPQVLTLVKELAIFEKESDAVEVTVEDLKKDGFGEKKLFHCFVGENEGDIVGMALVYPRYSTWKGPVIHLEDLIVTEKMRGSGLGSALLKEVVKYGNDLGVRRICWEVLDWNEPAIEFYEKKGANVMRDWDVVQLDENGIKAFLDL; this is translated from the coding sequence ATGAACTATTCAATTCGCGAAGCAAAAGAGAGTGATATGCCGCAAGTCCTTACGCTTGTTAAGGAGCTGGCTATTTTTGAAAAAGAATCCGATGCAGTAGAAGTAACTGTAGAAGATTTAAAAAAGGATGGTTTTGGTGAGAAAAAACTTTTTCATTGCTTCGTTGGTGAAAATGAGGGTGATATCGTTGGGATGGCGTTGGTGTATCCAAGATATTCTACATGGAAAGGTCCTGTTATTCATTTGGAGGACTTGATAGTTACTGAAAAAATGCGGGGTAGTGGACTTGGAAGTGCACTTTTAAAAGAAGTTGTAAAATACGGCAACGACCTTGGTGTAAGAAGGATTTGTTGGGAAGTGTTGGATTGGAATGAGCCGGCAATTGAATTCTATGAGAAAAAAGGAGCTAACGTAATGCGAGATTGGGATGTGGTTCAGTTAGATGAAAACGGAATTAAAGCATTTTTGGACTTATAA
- a CDS encoding n-acetylglutamate synthase: MNYDGKKFRPVQNSENGETTQETIFYYQQKGNILTSEYAGGKIKKGHLIGLVDEQGNIDMRYHQVNTDGELMTGVCSSVPEMTKEGKVRLHENWQWTSGDRSKGTSILEEL, from the coding sequence ATGAACTACGACGGCAAAAAGTTTCGGCCTGTTCAGAATTCCGAGAATGGGGAAACTACACAAGAAACTATTTTTTACTATCAGCAAAAAGGAAACATTCTTACATCCGAATATGCTGGAGGAAAAATAAAAAAAGGACACCTAATTGGGTTGGTAGATGAGCAGGGGAATATAGACATGCGCTATCATCAAGTGAATACGGATGGTGAGTTAATGACCGGTGTATGTTCATCAGTACCGGAGATGACCAAAGAAGGAAAAGTAAGATTACACGAAAACTGGCAATGGACCTCTGGAGACAGATCTAAAGGCACTTCCATTTTAGAAGAGCTATAG
- a CDS encoding aspartate kinase, which translates to MRVFKFGGASVKDADGVKNVVNVLRQTGHENTIVVVSAMGKTTNAMEATVNAYFDDKSALTAAFQETIAYHDAILKDLFTNTNHEIFALVKGLFDEVQGFLAWNKSPNYNFVYDQVVGYGELISTTILNAYLNEVGIKSNWVDIRDFIKTNDSYRDVSVNWERTQERISTGIDKSKLNITQGFLGSDDNNFTTTLGREGSDYTAAILAYCLNADSVTIWKDVPGVLNADPRYFSETQLLNNISYREAIELAFYGASVIHPKTLQPLQQKEIPLHVKSFLNPTNSGTTVGKGVGIEPKVPCFIVKKNQVLMKLSSLDFSFIVEDSISELFKLFHDHKMKVDLIQNSAISFSVCVDNRFGRLEELLNLLKSRFKVVHHEGVSLYTIRHFNEKAIESLQNGHEVLLEQRGKETLQLVVK; encoded by the coding sequence ATGCGAGTATTTAAGTTTGGTGGAGCATCTGTAAAAGATGCGGATGGAGTAAAAAATGTGGTGAATGTATTAAGGCAAACAGGGCATGAAAATACTATAGTAGTAGTTTCTGCCATGGGTAAGACCACTAATGCTATGGAGGCTACGGTCAACGCTTATTTTGATGATAAGTCTGCTTTAACAGCAGCTTTTCAGGAAACGATAGCGTATCATGATGCAATTCTAAAAGACCTTTTTACGAATACCAACCATGAGATTTTTGCGCTTGTAAAAGGCTTGTTCGATGAGGTGCAAGGTTTTTTAGCTTGGAATAAATCGCCTAATTATAACTTTGTCTATGACCAAGTGGTGGGTTATGGGGAGTTGATATCCACAACCATACTGAATGCATACCTAAACGAGGTCGGTATTAAAAGTAACTGGGTAGATATTCGTGATTTTATCAAGACAAACGATAGTTATAGAGATGTGTCCGTAAATTGGGAAAGAACTCAAGAGCGCATATCTACAGGAATAGATAAGTCTAAATTGAACATTACGCAAGGCTTTTTGGGAAGTGATGATAATAACTTTACCACAACCTTAGGAAGAGAAGGCTCGGATTATACTGCGGCTATATTGGCATACTGCCTAAATGCAGATTCAGTTACTATTTGGAAAGATGTGCCTGGTGTGCTCAATGCAGACCCAAGATATTTCTCTGAAACCCAGTTGTTGAACAATATTTCATACCGTGAGGCTATTGAACTTGCGTTTTATGGAGCTTCGGTAATTCACCCTAAGACGCTGCAGCCGTTACAGCAAAAAGAGATTCCGTTACATGTAAAATCCTTCTTAAATCCAACTAATTCGGGTACTACGGTTGGAAAAGGAGTGGGGATCGAGCCTAAGGTGCCTTGTTTTATCGTAAAGAAAAATCAGGTGTTGATGAAACTGTCTTCTTTAGATTTTTCATTTATTGTAGAGGATAGTATTAGTGAGCTTTTTAAATTATTTCATGACCATAAAATGAAAGTCGACTTAATACAAAACTCCGCCATTAGTTTTTCGGTATGTGTAGATAATCGTTTTGGACGTTTGGAAGAGCTTTTAAATCTATTGAAAAGCAGGTTTAAAGTTGTTCATCATGAAGGGGTTTCATTATATACTATTCGTCATTTTAATGAAAAAGCAATTGAATCGCTACAAAACGGCCATGAAGTTCTATTGGAGCAACGTGGCAAAGAGACCTTGCAATTGGTAGTCAAGTAA